CCCGAACACGACCGTTAAGCCCTCCAGCGCCGATGGTACTTGGACCGAAGGGTCCTGGGAGAGTAGGACGTCGCCAAGCGGACAACCACATTACCCGTGGTATTTTTTTTGCCCTTAATATTGATGTGTCTTAAAAAGGGCCTTTAGCTCAGCTGGTTAGAGCGCACCCCTGATAAGGGTGAGGTCGGTGGTTCGAGTCCACTAAGGCCCACCATATTCCCTGATAGCTCAGTTGGTAGAGCACTCGACTGTTAATCGAGTTGTCACAGGTTCGAGTCCTGTTCGGGGAGCCATTTATGGAGAGGTGTCCGAGTTTGGCCGAAGGAGCACGATTGGAAATCGTGTAGGCGCCACAAGCGTCTCGAGGGTTCGAATCCCTCTCTCTCCGCCATAAAGTTTATTAGCATGGCCCGTTGGTCAAGGGGTTAAGACACCTCCCTTTCACGGAGGTAACATGGGTTCGAATCCCATACGGGTCATAACATGGAGGCTTAGCTCAGCTGGGAGAGCATCTGCCTTACAAGCAGAGGGTCGGGGGTTCGATCCCCTCAGCCTCCACCATATTCATTTAAGAACGACGCGGGGTGGAGCAGCCCGGTAGCTCGTCGGGCTCATAACCCGAAGGCCGCAGGTTCAAATCCTGCCCCCGCAACCAAATTTTCCTTAAGCATGATGTTTTGGGACTAGCTGGCGTAGTGTAAATGAATAGTATATAATTATTAAATGACGCGGGGTGGAGCAGCCCGGTAGCTCGTCGGGCTCATAACCCGAAGGCCGCAGGTTCAAATCCTGCCCCCGCAACCAATTTACTCTTATGCATTATGTCTATGGAACCGTGGTGTAGTTGGCCTAACATGCCTGCCTGTCACGCAGGAGATCGCGAGTTCGAATCTCGTCGGTTCCGCCATTTAGTTAATTATTGTTGGGGATTAGCCAAGCGGTAAGGCAACGGACTTTGACTCCGTCATGCATAGGTTCAAATCCTATATCCCCAGCCATTTATGAGAGCCATTAGCTCAGTTGGTAGAGCACCTGACTTTTAATCAGGGTGTCGAAGGTTCGAGTCCTTCATGGCTCACCATTATTTTCAAAGTGTGCGCGTGTGGCGGAATGGCAGACGCACCAGACTTAGGATCTGGCGTTTCACGACGTGGGGGTTCAAGTCCCTTCACGCGCACCATATTTTGCGGAAGTGGCTCAGCGGTAGAGCATCGCCTTGCCAAGGCGAGGGTCGCGGGTTCGATTCCCGTCTTCCGCTCCATAATTTTTGCGCCCTTAGCTCAGCTGGATAGAGCGTTTGACTACGAATCAAAAGGCCGGGAGTTCGAATCTCTCAGGGCGCGCCATTTTTATTACTAAGTAATTACATATTTTGACGGGATGTAGCTCAGCTTGGTAGAGCACCTGGTTTGGGACCAGGGGGTCGCATGTTCAAATCGTGTCATCCCGATTTTATACCTTTGCGGGTGTAGTTCAATGGTAGAACTTCAGCCTTCCAAGCTGATAGCGTGGGTTCGATTCCCATCACCCGCTTATAATTAAGAAACATCTGTCTATTATAGGCAGGTGTTTTTTTTGTGTAGTTACATTCATATGGATACAATAGAACTTAGGGCTTTTAGTTGAGGAGGTAGCAATGTTTGAATTTGAAGCTAAATTAGTGCGACCTGATGCAAGTGGGAGCTGGACTTATCTTAACGTCCCTTTTGATGCCGAACAAATATTTGAAACAAAGTCCAGAATACAGGTAAAAGGAAGTGTAAATGGAATCCCCTATAGAGGAACGCTTATGCCCCATGGAAACGGAAAGCATTTTATGGTGGTAAAGAAAGAACTACGGGATCTAGCCAAAGCTCAACCTGGTGATATTGTGCATGTGACGATGGAGCAAGATCATCAATTACGGGAGGTAGAAGCCCCTAAGGATTTCCTTGATGCGTTGAGTAGCCATGAGCAGGCAGAAGCTTATTATAACGGTCTGGCTTATTCTTATCAGAAGGAATATGTATCTTGGATCGAAGCGGCGAAAAGACCTGAAACCAGAGCATCTCGTATCGAAAAATCAGTCAGTAAACTGGGTGAAGGCTTGAGGCTCAAATAAAAGTATGAAGAGTGCTTAGCAGGCTGAATAGATGAACAGCGTCCTCTTCCATAAGATTGGAAAGGGACGCTGTTAATGTTGGTGATATGTGCAAGTGGGCTTAAATAAGAACGGCCACCTCACCACAATTCACAAACTTAATACTTTCGATTTTTACTGATAACTCACCTGAAGGAATAGCTAGCTGACATGTACTGCCGATCTGAGCTAACAGCAGCTGCATGCCAATAGGCGAGAACATTGAAATCTTGTTATCATTGGGTTCTGCCTGGTTTGGAAATACGATGGTGTAGGTATCTGTAGTATTGTCGTCTAAGTAGCGGAGCTGAAGCTGACTTCCAATCAATACGAGTGAATTCAATTCTTCACCACTAAAACGGGAAAGTAATTGTTCCAGCTCGGAGCAATAACGGGACAACAGCGTTTCAGCATTACTTCTTTGTTTGCTTCGTTCCGGGAAATACTGATTTAGAAATGCGATTTTTTCCTCATCAAAATAAATAAGCTGCTGGACCAGTTGTGTCCTTGAGCCTTCATAAATTAGACTATGGTTCATAGTAGATTTCACCCCCTCTAAGTAGCACATTCTTTGCAAATTTGTTATGACGCGTTGCCATATTAAAATCCCTCCTATACAAATAGAGGTCCCCTAGAGGGAACCTTCTGATCAGTATAACAGCTTCTATATGTAAATCCAATCCATTTTGCAAAGGCATTAAATTCTTACTAAATATTGTATTTAAAACGTTTGACTATTGTATAGTTGGGTGCTATGATAGGCTGATGTTATAGGCATTTCGTAGAAAACTGCGGAATGCCTATACTATATTTCGAAGATAATTTTACATTAAATGTTACCAGGGGAGTGATACGCCATGTACATTTCGTTGAGTTCACCTATAGAATCTAGACATAAAAAGTAACTATAATTTATTAAAGGAGAGATCAGGATGATTCAAGTAAAAGAGTTTGTAGATGCTGATAATTCGTATGCTGAGAATAAGGCTAATGAGTTCTTGGCAGGGCTGCGTGAGGAACAGGTTGTGAATATCTGCTACGGTTCGGTAGTTAAATCTTCACGTGATGGGGCAGAGCATCAAAGAAGCAGTATACTGGTCGTGTATAAGACAAATGAAGGGCAATAACTGGAATACTTTTTTTTCGTGCTTATCTGTTGTCTCCACGCTATGCATCGTGATCGTTCTTATATATTATATGTTTTAGCTTTTCTTATGAACAAAGAGGACCTTTCCCATTTACGGGTAAAGGTCCTCTTTGATTGTATAAGTGCAATTACAGTCTTATATTCCGTCTGGGACGGATAATCCTAAACCGGATGCAACACGCTGTCCCAGTTCTGGATCAGCTTTATAGAAATGAACAATTTGACGAAGTTTAATATCGTTACTTTCAACTGGTGTCATAGCACCTACGATATTTTGAACAAGACGTGTACGTTCTTCTTCACTCATCAGGCGATACAAGTCACCAGGTTGTGTATAATAGTCATCACTATTATAGGAGACACTGTCGGCATTTCCAGATACTTCGAAAGGTGATGTTTTGTACTGTGGTGCTTCTTTAGGTCCGCCTAAGCTGTTAGGCTCATAATAGGCACCGGATCCGCCATTGTTGCCGAGTGCCATGCCACCGTCACGTTGATAGTTCTTCACTTCTACTTTTGGACGGTTGATAGGCAGGCTGTTATGGTTAGGACCTACCCGGTGACGATGAGCATCGCCGTAAGCAAACAGTCGACCCTGTAGCAATTTATCAGGAGAAGCTTCAATACCAGGGACGAAAGAGCCAGGAGAGAACGTAACTTGCTCTACTTCCGCGAAGTAATTCTCTGGATTGCGATCCAGTACCATGCGGCCAACCTCAATTAATGGATAATCTTTTTGCGACCATACTTTGGTTACATCGAATGGATCAAAGCGATAAGTGTTCGCATCTTCGATCGGCATAATCTGCACGTAGAGCTTCCACGCTGGGAATTCTCCTTTATCAATAGCATTGAACAAGTCTTCTGTATGATAATCTGGGTTCTCCCCAGCTATTTTGGCGGCAAGATCTGGAGCAAGGTTCTTAATGCCTTGTTCTGTTTTGAAATGATATTTCACCCAGACGGTATTGCCTTCGGCATTTACCCATTTGAAGGTGTGGCTTCCGAACCCGTGCATATGTCTCAACGTAGCTGGGATTCCGCGATCTGACATCAAAATCGTAACCTGATGTAGAGATTCCGGCGATAAAGACCAGAAGTCCCAAACCGCATTAGGGTTCTTTAAGTGTGTCTGTGGATCACGCTTCTGTGTATGAATAAAGTCGGGGAACTTGATTGCATCACGAACGAAGAATACAGGTGTATTGTTACCTACGAGATCATAGTTTCCTTCTTCGGTATAGAACTTCACAGCAAAACCACGTGGGTCTCTTACAGTATCAGCAGAACCTAGCTCCCCAGCTACCGTTGAGAAACGGATGAACATTGGGGTACGCTTGCCTACCTCAGATAAAAAATTAGCTTTTGTATATTGAGTTAAATCCTGAGTGACCTCAAAATACCCATGAGCGCCAGCACCCTTAGCATGAACGACACGTTCAGGAACACGTTCTCTGTTAAAGTGGGCTAATTTTTCAAGCAGATGGACATCTTGCAGCAAAGTAGGACCACGATCACCGGCTGTCATTGAATTTTGATTGTCGCCTACTGGAGCACCCCAGCTGGTCGTAAGATTATTATTATTGGAGCTCATTAATAGAATCACCTCGTAAGATTTGATTTTAGATTTAGTATAAGTTCTATATTAATGTTTTTTGGGGAAAATGCAACACTTTTTGAATAATTGACACATTACAGTATGTGGTAATCGTCGTCCCATTCAGATATATATGATAGATAGAGTGATTAATTACTAAGCAGAGTTAAAAAAGAAACAGCGCACCTCTACCATCACTGGAGGGTGCGCTGTTCTATTTTGATATAGGAATATCCGTTTTCTGTACTTAGTTTTTAATGTACATTCTGTTATAGTATTCATCCAGCATTCTTTTGGTGGCAAATTCGGTGCGAGTGGTTTTGATACTCTTCTTCATCATTTGTACCCACTGTTCACGATTCTCATAATAGGTTGGGAGTACTCGATTCAATAGGGTGTCGTATAGCGCATCACTATCATGCTTATCCAGAACCTCGAAGTCAGTAGTCTCGAAGCCGTCTCCGATCTGCCAGCCATTCTCGCCATCTATACAGGCTTCCGGCCACCAGCCATCTAGAATAGAGCAGTTCAATACGCCGTTCATGGCTGCCTTCATCCCGGAGGTACCACTTGCTTCCAGTGGTCTACGCGGATTGTTGAGCCAAATATCAGAACCGCGTGTCAGCTGTGCGCCGATAGTCATATCGTAATTCTCCAAGAAGACAACACTCTTCGGATATTTTTTCATCATCGCCACTAAATTGCTGACGATTTTTTTGCCGTTATCATCGAGTGGATGGGCTTTGCCAGAGAAGACGATTTGTATTTTGCCGGACTCCAGATAAGGCTCAATAATTTCCGGCTGCGAGAAGATCAGGTCACTGCGTTTATAAGGAGCAGCTCTGCGTGAGAAGCCAATGAGTAGATTGTCAGCATTTAGACTAATGCCGGACCGTTCTTTGATGAAATCAATCAGTTCACCCTTAATTTCTTTATGCACTGCCCATAAATCGCCATTTTGTTCATAGGCTTGTGTCATTCTTTCATCTACCCAGGTAGGGGTATGAATGGCATTAGTAATGCCAATGATGTCCGATCTTCCGGCAACCTCTTTCCACATCTTATTGGCTGTATCCGCATGAAGCTGAGCCACTGCATTAGAAATACGTGAGAGTCGTAGACCGGCAACCGTCATGTTGAACGGCTCGCCACCGATACGCTCCATCTGGTCGCGGGTTAAGCTATTGAATGCACTCATATACTCTAGGCGGTCGAGTGGATGGGTTTCGTTGCCTTCTTTTATCGGTGTATGTGTAGTGAACACAACCTCTTCCCGAGTAGCTTTCCAAGCTTCCTCAAAGGTGCTGCCTCCGGACATCTTCTCACGAATGAGCTCGATGGCTGCTAAGGCTGCATGGCCTTCATTGAAATGATAGACATCAATCGGAATGCCCAGAGCACGCATAGCTTTTACTCCGCCGATCCCGAGTACGATCTCTTGAGCGATCCGTTCCTCACCGAACCAGCCGTACAATTGTCCAGTAATCCATGCATCATTATTCTCGGGGATATCCGTATCCAGTAAATACAACGTGCTGTTGCCAAAATAATCAGTCTTCCATATTTTGCACACCACATCGGTCTTTCTGACTTTTACAGTTACCTTCACCCCTGTATCTTCAAGAAAATCATAAACATAATTGTGATAGGAGTCGTATGGATTACCGTTTGCATCAATTTTTTGATCCGTATAACCTTGTTTCCACTTCAGCCCGATAGGGATGATAGGAGCATTGATGTCTTTAGCTCCCTTAATGTAGTCACCGGCGAGAATTCCAAGCCCTCCGGCATACATTTTAAAATCGGAATGTAACCCGTACTCCATACTGAAATAAGCTACTGATGGTAATTTTTTTTCGTTCACTTGATAAGCCTCCTAATCGCGGATTAGATTGAATTGCAGTAAAGCTGCTGGCATTATCTACGATGCAAACGTTTGCTCAAAAAACAGTCAACAATCGTTGTGGAAGCGATTGCACCATCATTCTAGCACACTTTATCTACAAAAGCATAACGTCAATTTGGTGAAAATAGCCAATTAGGGGCAAAATCAACGGAAGTGATTGATAAAGTGAAGGGAAGACCCTAAGATAAAGAGATTGAAGAAATAATTATTGGTGGTGTATAAGTTGGGTATAGTTGTGATTGGAAGCTTAAATATGGATATGGTAGTACGTACGAACCGGGCACCGAATGCAGGAGAAACGCTTATGGGACAAGTATTTGCTCTATCTCCCGGTGGAAAAGGAGCGAATCAAGCCGTTGCCGCAGCACGTCTGGGTGCTGAGGTTAGTATGATCGGCAGCGTCGGAAAAGATACCTTTGGAAGCGAAATGCTGGAGATTATTAAGCAGGAAGGTATTCATATAGAACATATCTCAGTGAGTGAAACGGAGGCAACAGGTGTAGCTTCAATCGTTATTGAAGAAGATGGAGAGAATCGGATTATCGTTGTACCCGGAGCGAATATTGATCTCTTTGCAGAGGATATACAGGCGTTAGAGACTGTAATCAGCCAGGCTGAGATGATTGTGATGCAGCTTGAAATGGAACTGGCGATGAGTGAGCATGCTATTGCCATTGCACATCGTCATGGAATTCCGGTCATTCTGAATCCAGCACCAGCTAGAGTGCTTAAAGACGAGATGCTGGGTCAAGTATCATATCTGACACCTAATGAGACAGAAGCGGGAATTTTGACTGGAATGACTGTAGATAGTTTAGAGACTGCTGAGCAGGCAGCCCGTATTTTGCTGCAAAAAGGTGTTAAAAATGTGATCGTAACCTTGGGATCTAAAGGCGCGCTGATCGTTAATGCTGAAGGCGCTAAGTCAGTTCCTGGATTCCCGGTCAAGGCGATAGACACGGTTGCTGCCGGAGACTCATTCAATGGGGCATTAGCCCAGCAATTGGTCTTAGGCAAAACGTTGGAGGAGGCAGTGAGCTTCGCTAATGCTGTTGGAGCACTGGCTGTAGGGAAAGAAGGCGCGATCCCATCGCTGCCGCAGTTATCAGAGGTTGAACAGTTTCTAAAACATGTATCGGCATTAAAATAAACAATACAGAATCTATAGCAGACGACTGGATAAGGGGCTGAAATAATGAGCAGGACAGTAATCGTTAAAAATGTGATCATTGGCGAAGGAATCCCTAAAATATGTGTTCCGTTGATTGGAGCTACCTTGTCTGAACTGAAACAGGAAGCCGAATCATTAAAAGAGCTTGGTCCCGATTTAGTGGAGTGGCGGACGGATTTTTTTGACGAAGTTGAAGACGTAGAGGCGGTCAATTTAGCACTAAAAGAAATCCATTCTGTAATTCCTGAGTTACCGCTGATTTTTACTTTTCGGAGTGCCAAAGAAGGCGGCGAGAAGCAGGTTAGCACAGAATATTACATAGCACTGAATATAGCTGCAGCTGAAAGTGGTCTAGTAGATATAATTGATGTTGAATTATTCAATGAGGAACAGGATGTAAAGCTACTAGTCGAGACTGCTCATACTCATAACGTGTCTGTCATTATCTCGAATCATGATTTTCATGGAACACCTTCTCAAGAGGAGATCATCTCGCGATTACGCAAGGCACAGGAGCTTGGCGGGGACTTGCCTAAAATTGCGGTGATGCCTCAGGATGCGGGGGACGTACTGACTTTACTAGAAGCTACCTATATGATGAAAGAACAATATGCAGATCGCCCGATTATTACAATGTCCATGGCGGGAGCTGGGGTCATTAGCCGTCTAGCCGGTGAAATATTCGGTTCAGCGCTTACCTTTGGAGCGGCGCATAAGCCCTCTGCGCCTGGACAGGTAGCTGTGGTTGAGCTGCGAAATGTACTGTCACTGCTGCATCGCAGTCTATAGGAGCTATCAGTGAGGTTCAGATAATAGAAATAGAGCGGCGACCGGATTTCCGGTGCCGCTCTATTTCTATTTTATTATTTTGTTCCCGTGTATACGTGAACGGCATCTCTTAGGAACGCTGCAAGTCCAGGGCGATGCTTGTCGTAGTACTTGGTAAAACGTTCATCATCCACATACATTTGCGCGACACCGGCATGTGCCTCTTTGGAATAGGAATCCCAGTAGAAGGAGAGCCACTGGCGGTGTAGATCAGCACTTTTTTGCGCCAATACACTGGCAGGATCTCCATGCTCCATCGCTTGCAAGAGCGTCTCGAACATTTCCTCCTCAAGCTGCTGTATAGCCGCATATTGTTCTTCTGTCATACCTTTAAGCTTCTTGTTGGATTGTTCTACGGTGCTGTCCCCATATTTCTCCCGTATTTCTTGACCGTATTTCTTCTCGTTATCCTCTACCAGTTTTTGCTTGAATCCTTCGAATTTTTCAGCGTCACTCATAGTCATTCTCCCTTCTTGGTGAGCCAGCGTCTGTTCGACGTTAGCGATTAATAGATCTAATTGATGTCTCTTTTCAAGCAGCTTGTCATGATGCTCCCGTAGCGCTTTGGCTCCGTCGAATGACGGTTCAGTCATAATAGCTTTGATACGTTCCAGACTTAAGCCAAGCTCTCGATAAAATAAAATTTGCTGTAGTAGATCTACTTCGGTGCGGCCATAGATACGATACCCCGAGGAGTTGATTCTCGCCGGCTTAAGAATGCCAAACTCGTCGTAGTAGCGCAGGGTTCGCGTACTGATTCCAGCGAGCTCAGCGAGCTTCTGTACTGTGTATTCCGTAGTATCACCTCCCACAAATTCAATGTACACCTTTACGTAGCGTGAAGGTCAAATGTTTTTTTAGCGTATCCCAAACAGCGGCAGTTACCCGCTGAAGATCATTGGGAAGACTGCCGCTACTATGATTTGCTGATGTTTGAAGTTATTTTTGACCCATCTGCGCCGCAAAATAATTTTGTAATTCCTCTAATTTCCGAGGATCAGCTAGGGTTGTTTTGTCTGAGAAGTAATGTTCGAGAACAAGGTCCCAGGTAGGTACTATTTTTTGTGAGTTCATCGCTTTAATGGCGACTTTGACCGTCTTGCGTTCTTTGGCATTAGAAAAAGTATCTACGTAATGCTGTGAGCGCTCAAAATCCAGATCCTTAAACACAGCGCGGAAGATTTCCGAAGTCATCTTTGCATCATCCAACGCACGGTGAGCAGATCCAGACGGTTCAAGTTCAAACAAAGCCATCGCGCCTTCGACACTGATATCATTGCTTAGGCCGCGAGCCCGCAGCACACCCTTCAGTAAATCTAAATACGTTGCAGACATCCAGTAGGAGTCGTCCATCTTGTGCATACGTACATCCTGAATGATTCGCTTCATGTCTTCGCCACCCCAAGTAAGGAGCAACACTCCATCTGTACTTAGATCAAGCCACTCTCTAAAAGCAGTGATGACTTTCGGGAAGCGGGGTGCGATATCGATTTCCTCTTGGGGAATACCGGTTTTTTTCTTAATAAAAGAATTAAGGGTGGAGAAATATATGGGTTTGATCAAGGAAGAAAATTCATCCTTATACTGCAATGAAGAGTCTAACCGGACAGCTCCAATCTCAATGACCTCCATAGGGTGCTCGCTGGCAAACTTACGGCCGTTGAATTCGATGTCCAGAATAATATAATCCACAGGTACTTGCCTCCGTTCCATGACTGACGCTGTAGTACTTAATACGTCGACTACTCTATTTTAACAAAAAAAGCGATGTAATGGGGAGTATGGGAACAAGCTAATATTGGAACATAAAAAAGAACCAGCACTATGCGGGTTCTTTTTATAACTATTAATGAGCAAAAAGATTGCAGACAATAAAGTAAGACGATTAATGTTCTGAACCGGCAGCAGGTTCAGGCTGATGAATTGGCTGTTCCAGCAGGACAGATCCGTCTTCAAGACGAAGCCAGGTATCGAAGTCTTGGGTGCCTTGGGTCAGTCTGATGACGCGTGCGCCCCGCATAAAGCCTTCTTTTCCATAAGTATTGTAGCCGGTAGCACGGCCATAGGAAAGACGTATGCCATACAGGCTGCCCGTAAAATCATTGATATGGTCATGTCCGCAGAAGGTGCCAAGCACATCACCCATTTCAAGCAAAGCCGAGAATAATCCCGAGTTAACCTCAGGTGAGCATACACGCTCATACTTATACCCATGACAGACTTGTGTAGACCAGACCTCACGATATTCCGGAATCGGGATATGGAAGAAAGCCAATGCAGGCAGCCTGTTCTCAGCAGTTTTAGGATTCAACCGAGCGGATTCAGCAGTTAGCCAGTTGATCTGATTCCGGTTAATCCAATTGTAGCCTGGGATATGCTCCATCTCGGAGTAACTGCCCGAGTCAACAAAATAAAGGACAGCGGCTGCTTGGCCATCCTGATCTTTTATTTCAAGCGTGTAATTGCCTGAACCTTCAAGATCCTCTGGACCGGCTTCGGCCAGACAGTGGGGATGTTCTAATGCTATCTGCATCAATTCACTGCGGGAAATCAGGGTTTCTGTATCATGGTTACCAAATACGAAGGCCCAAGGGGTACCTGTTTTTTCTACAGCAGCGACAGCATCCCGAAATGCTTGGGCAGGGTCTTCACATGCCTTTTCGCCAGGAGAGACAGGGGCAGTGTAAATTAGATCTCCCGTGAAGACCACAAGATCAGGTTGTTCTGCTTCTAGAACACGTTCCATCAGTTCCCGGGTACGCTGATCTTCGGCTCTTCCATCCATCCAGTGAAGATCAGTGAACTGTACAATTTTCAAGGTTCCATCTTGCTGAAATGATAAGCTGTGTCTCATTGGGGTTATCTCCCTTACTGTCTAATATAGTTAGCCGATCCAGATCCGCTGGGTGAAATGGTCTCCGGAGCTTCTACCAATCATAATATCAAATTCCCCGGGTTCGAAGACCATTTGATCATCTTTTCCGTAGAACATCAGCATTTCTCTAGTGATCTCGAAAGAAACCACTTGTTTCTCATGCGCTGCGAGTGTAATTTGTCGGAAGGCTTTCAGTTCCTTGACCGGGCGTACGACACTTGCGCTAACATCATGGATATAGAGTTGAACGGTTTCCTTGCCGGTGATGTCTGAAGTATTCTCCACCTCAATGGAGGCAACAATCCGACCCTTAGCATCAACATTGAAGTTGCTGTAATCAAAACTGGAATAGCTCAGACCATAGCCAAAACAGAAAAGAGGGTCATTAGGGCAATCCAGATATCGGGTTACATAACGCACATTCGGATATAGGGGATCATAGGGACGTCCCGTCTGATAGGCATTGTA
This genomic stretch from Paenibacillus sp. FSL H7-0737 harbors:
- a CDS encoding YdeI/OmpD-associated family protein — translated: MFEFEAKLVRPDASGSWTYLNVPFDAEQIFETKSRIQVKGSVNGIPYRGTLMPHGNGKHFMVVKKELRDLAKAQPGDIVHVTMEQDHQLREVEAPKDFLDALSSHEQAEAYYNGLAYSYQKEYVSWIEAAKRPETRASRIEKSVSKLGEGLRLK
- a CDS encoding GreA/GreB family elongation factor is translated as MNHSLIYEGSRTQLVQQLIYFDEEKIAFLNQYFPERSKQRSNAETLLSRYCSELEQLLSRFSGEELNSLVLIGSQLQLRYLDDNTTDTYTIVFPNQAEPNDNKISMFSPIGMQLLLAQIGSTCQLAIPSGELSVKIESIKFVNCGEVAVLI
- a CDS encoding sporulation protein Cse60; protein product: MIQVKEFVDADNSYAENKANEFLAGLREEQVVNICYGSVVKSSRDGAEHQRSSILVVYKTNEGQ
- the katA gene encoding catalase KatA; this translates as MSSNNNNLTTSWGAPVGDNQNSMTAGDRGPTLLQDVHLLEKLAHFNRERVPERVVHAKGAGAHGYFEVTQDLTQYTKANFLSEVGKRTPMFIRFSTVAGELGSADTVRDPRGFAVKFYTEEGNYDLVGNNTPVFFVRDAIKFPDFIHTQKRDPQTHLKNPNAVWDFWSLSPESLHQVTILMSDRGIPATLRHMHGFGSHTFKWVNAEGNTVWVKYHFKTEQGIKNLAPDLAAKIAGENPDYHTEDLFNAIDKGEFPAWKLYVQIMPIEDANTYRFDPFDVTKVWSQKDYPLIEVGRMVLDRNPENYFAEVEQVTFSPGSFVPGIEASPDKLLQGRLFAYGDAHRHRVGPNHNSLPINRPKVEVKNYQRDGGMALGNNGGSGAYYEPNSLGGPKEAPQYKTSPFEVSGNADSVSYNSDDYYTQPGDLYRLMSEEERTRLVQNIVGAMTPVESNDIKLRQIVHFYKADPELGQRVASGLGLSVPDGI
- the glgP gene encoding alpha-glucan family phosphorylase; translation: MNEKKLPSVAYFSMEYGLHSDFKMYAGGLGILAGDYIKGAKDINAPIIPIGLKWKQGYTDQKIDANGNPYDSYHNYVYDFLEDTGVKVTVKVRKTDVVCKIWKTDYFGNSTLYLLDTDIPENNDAWITGQLYGWFGEERIAQEIVLGIGGVKAMRALGIPIDVYHFNEGHAALAAIELIREKMSGGSTFEEAWKATREEVVFTTHTPIKEGNETHPLDRLEYMSAFNSLTRDQMERIGGEPFNMTVAGLRLSRISNAVAQLHADTANKMWKEVAGRSDIIGITNAIHTPTWVDERMTQAYEQNGDLWAVHKEIKGELIDFIKERSGISLNADNLLIGFSRRAAPYKRSDLIFSQPEIIEPYLESGKIQIVFSGKAHPLDDNGKKIVSNLVAMMKKYPKSVVFLENYDMTIGAQLTRGSDIWLNNPRRPLEASGTSGMKAAMNGVLNCSILDGWWPEACIDGENGWQIGDGFETTDFEVLDKHDSDALYDTLLNRVLPTYYENREQWVQMMKKSIKTTRTEFATKRMLDEYYNRMYIKN
- the rbsK gene encoding ribokinase — its product is MIGSLNMDMVVRTNRAPNAGETLMGQVFALSPGGKGANQAVAAARLGAEVSMIGSVGKDTFGSEMLEIIKQEGIHIEHISVSETEATGVASIVIEEDGENRIIVVPGANIDLFAEDIQALETVISQAEMIVMQLEMELAMSEHAIAIAHRHGIPVILNPAPARVLKDEMLGQVSYLTPNETEAGILTGMTVDSLETAEQAARILLQKGVKNVIVTLGSKGALIVNAEGAKSVPGFPVKAIDTVAAGDSFNGALAQQLVLGKTLEEAVSFANAVGALAVGKEGAIPSLPQLSEVEQFLKHVSALK
- the aroD gene encoding type I 3-dehydroquinate dehydratase, which codes for MSRTVIVKNVIIGEGIPKICVPLIGATLSELKQEAESLKELGPDLVEWRTDFFDEVEDVEAVNLALKEIHSVIPELPLIFTFRSAKEGGEKQVSTEYYIALNIAAAESGLVDIIDVELFNEEQDVKLLVETAHTHNVSVIISNHDFHGTPSQEEIISRLRKAQELGGDLPKIAVMPQDAGDVLTLLEATYMMKEQYADRPIITMSMAGAGVISRLAGEIFGSALTFGAAHKPSAPGQVAVVELRNVLSLLHRSL
- a CDS encoding MerR family transcriptional regulator translates to MGGDTTEYTVQKLAELAGISTRTLRYYDEFGILKPARINSSGYRIYGRTEVDLLQQILFYRELGLSLERIKAIMTEPSFDGAKALREHHDKLLEKRHQLDLLIANVEQTLAHQEGRMTMSDAEKFEGFKQKLVEDNEKKYGQEIREKYGDSTVEQSNKKLKGMTEEQYAAIQQLEEEMFETLLQAMEHGDPASVLAQKSADLHRQWLSFYWDSYSKEAHAGVAQMYVDDERFTKYYDKHRPGLAAFLRDAVHVYTGTK
- a CDS encoding 3'-5' exonuclease, encoding MDYIILDIEFNGRKFASEHPMEVIEIGAVRLDSSLQYKDEFSSLIKPIYFSTLNSFIKKKTGIPQEEIDIAPRFPKVITAFREWLDLSTDGVLLLTWGGEDMKRIIQDVRMHKMDDSYWMSATYLDLLKGVLRARGLSNDISVEGAMALFELEPSGSAHRALDDAKMTSEIFRAVFKDLDFERSQHYVDTFSNAKERKTVKVAIKAMNSQKIVPTWDLVLEHYFSDKTTLADPRKLEELQNYFAAQMGQK
- a CDS encoding metallophosphoesterase family protein → MRHSLSFQQDGTLKIVQFTDLHWMDGRAEDQRTRELMERVLEAEQPDLVVFTGDLIYTAPVSPGEKACEDPAQAFRDAVAAVEKTGTPWAFVFGNHDTETLISRSELMQIALEHPHCLAEAGPEDLEGSGNYTLEIKDQDGQAAAVLYFVDSGSYSEMEHIPGYNWINRNQINWLTAESARLNPKTAENRLPALAFFHIPIPEYREVWSTQVCHGYKYERVCSPEVNSGLFSALLEMGDVLGTFCGHDHINDFTGSLYGIRLSYGRATGYNTYGKEGFMRGARVIRLTQGTQDFDTWLRLEDGSVLLEQPIHQPEPAAGSEH